A region of Beijerinckia sp. 28-YEA-48 DNA encodes the following proteins:
- a CDS encoding ABC transporter substrate-binding protein, which yields MFLRFAMIGTLAFAAATAQAEPLRVAVSQRGFWDSSFVDMAIEQGFFKKENLEIQTFYTEGGATTLDAVMSGSVDIAMSNGLLGVVGRYAKGAPLRVIAAEFTGGSDAFWYARADSGIKSLKDAEGKTVAFSSNGSSTNLMILGLLKLAGVTAKPTPTGGAPGTYVQVNTKQIDIGWSVPPLALQDVLDNKLVIVARGSDLPDLANQTVRVNVAMEPVLKTKRDAMQRFMKVYNATIAWAYTDPKGLEYFAKENKISTEVAKKALEFYPQAATQTQQVKGLDQTVRDAIAFKYLGPSATTKDLAGLIDIVEPGPK from the coding sequence AGCCCTTGCGTGTCGCCGTCTCGCAACGTGGGTTCTGGGATAGTTCGTTCGTCGACATGGCGATCGAACAGGGTTTCTTCAAAAAGGAGAACCTCGAAATCCAGACCTTCTACACGGAAGGCGGTGCGACGACCCTTGATGCGGTTATGTCCGGCAGCGTTGATATCGCCATGTCGAACGGGCTGCTGGGGGTGGTCGGCCGCTATGCGAAAGGCGCGCCGCTACGCGTCATCGCAGCCGAATTCACGGGCGGGAGCGACGCCTTCTGGTATGCGCGCGCCGATAGCGGCATCAAGAGCTTGAAGGACGCAGAGGGCAAAACGGTCGCCTTCTCTTCGAACGGCTCCTCCACCAATCTGATGATCCTCGGCCTGTTGAAGCTGGCTGGCGTCACCGCCAAACCGACCCCGACGGGCGGCGCGCCGGGAACCTATGTGCAGGTCAACACCAAGCAGATCGACATCGGCTGGTCGGTGCCGCCATTGGCGTTGCAGGACGTGCTAGACAACAAGCTGGTCATCGTCGCGCGCGGATCCGATCTGCCGGACCTCGCCAACCAGACCGTGCGCGTCAATGTGGCGATGGAACCGGTGTTGAAGACCAAGCGCGATGCGATGCAACGGTTCATGAAGGTCTACAACGCGACGATCGCGTGGGCCTACACGGACCCGAAAGGCCTGGAGTATTTCGCCAAGGAGAACAAAATCTCCACCGAGGTCGCCAAAAAGGCGCTGGAATTCTATCCGCAGGCGGCCACGCAGACGCAGCAGGTCAAGGGTCTGGACCAAACCGTGCGTGACGCCATCGCCTTCAAATATCTGGGCCCGTCAGCGACGACAAAGGACTTGGCCGGACTGATCGACATCGTCGAGCCGGGACCAAAGTAA
- a CDS encoding alpha/beta hydrolase: MRFPKILMTLPLALGLLMPAAASAQMSAMPQALQDRLAEIGPRWGSDILGNVAITTELYTPLLRAAPHAGVDVSRDLSYGPDPRNKLDIFKPRKLHGGAPVVVFLHGGAYVRGDRSINGEIYGNVPLYFARNGMVGINATYRLAPAAKWPAAALDVKSLVEWVQKNIAQYGGDPNKIYLIGHSAGATHIATYLFNKDIRLEKPAIAGAVLMSGRYLFDPNPKDPNLANFQAYFGTDTARYSIMSPITHVKDAPAVPLYLVIAEYDNPDLDTQGALLLAEFCKRDRACPRFTRMERHNHLSMVYQFNSKDELMGREILDFMKRGK, translated from the coding sequence ATGCGCTTTCCGAAAATTTTGATGACCTTACCGTTGGCTTTGGGCCTGTTGATGCCCGCTGCCGCCAGTGCCCAGATGTCGGCCATGCCGCAGGCCCTGCAGGATCGGTTGGCCGAGATCGGTCCGCGCTGGGGGAGTGATATCCTGGGCAATGTCGCCATCACGACGGAGCTCTATACGCCGCTGTTGCGCGCCGCGCCGCATGCCGGCGTCGATGTCAGCCGCGATCTTTCCTATGGGCCGGACCCACGCAATAAACTCGACATTTTCAAACCGCGAAAACTGCACGGCGGTGCGCCGGTGGTGGTGTTCCTGCACGGCGGCGCCTATGTGCGCGGTGACCGCAGCATCAACGGCGAGATTTACGGCAATGTTCCGCTCTACTTCGCGCGGAACGGCATGGTCGGTATCAACGCCACCTATCGCCTGGCGCCGGCAGCCAAATGGCCGGCGGCGGCGCTGGACGTGAAAAGTCTTGTCGAATGGGTGCAAAAGAACATCGCTCAATATGGCGGTGATCCGAACAAGATCTATCTCATCGGCCATTCGGCCGGCGCCACCCATATCGCCACTTATCTGTTCAATAAGGATATCCGTCTCGAGAAACCGGCCATTGCCGGCGCCGTACTGATGAGCGGGCGCTACCTGTTCGATCCCAATCCGAAGGATCCGAACTTGGCCAATTTCCAGGCCTATTTCGGCACCGATACCGCACGTTATTCGATCATGTCGCCGATCACCCACGTCAAGGACGCGCCGGCCGTTCCGCTCTATCTGGTGATCGCCGAATACGACAACCCCGATCTTGATACGCAGGGCGCGTTGCTTCTGGCGGAATTCTGCAAACGCGACCGCGCCTGTCCGCGCTTTACCCGCATGGAGCGCCACAATCATCTTTCGATGGTCTATCAGTTCAACAGCAAGGACGAGCTGATGGGCCGGGAGATTCTCGATTTCATGAAACGCGGCAAATAG
- a CDS encoding TetR/AcrR family transcriptional regulator has product MIEIALKKPKPRKSIGPLRSPETRRAILEAAREILTAEGYGGFTLDAVAKRAGASKPTIYKWWQGKPGLIIEIYDQESEALLTTPDLGSLADELVWLTRNLWRFWRITSCGAALRSLIAEAQHDGAALALLKDRLLPQRRSYPLSVFERAKARGELDTDFDPTVATDLLTAFSWYHLVTDTLDRERDIEPVVAMMVRGLREG; this is encoded by the coding sequence TTGATTGAAATCGCTTTGAAAAAGCCAAAACCACGGAAATCGATCGGCCCGCTGCGCAGCCCGGAGACGCGCCGCGCCATCCTTGAGGCGGCGCGCGAAATCCTGACGGCGGAAGGCTATGGCGGCTTCACGCTCGATGCCGTGGCGAAGCGCGCCGGCGCGTCAAAACCGACGATCTACAAATGGTGGCAGGGCAAGCCCGGGCTGATCATCGAGATCTATGACCAGGAGAGCGAGGCGCTGCTGACGACACCGGACCTCGGTTCGCTCGCTGATGAACTCGTCTGGCTCACCCGCAACCTGTGGCGCTTCTGGCGCATCACCTCCTGCGGCGCGGCGCTGCGCAGCCTGATCGCCGAGGCCCAGCACGACGGGGCGGCGCTGGCGTTGCTGAAGGACCGGCTGCTGCCGCAACGGCGCAGCTATCCCCTCTCCGTCTTCGAACGAGCCAAGGCGCGCGGCGAGCTGGACACGGATTTCGACCCCACCGTCGCCACCGACCTCCTCACCGCCTTCTCCTGGTATCACCTGGTCACCGACACGCTCGACCGGGAAAGGGACATCGAGCCGGTGGTGGCGATGATGGTGAGGGGGCTGCGGGAGGGGTGA
- a CDS encoding zinc-binding alcohol dehydrogenase family protein has translation MPDTMKAAVIHQAGGPEAIQIERRPRPVPKSGQVLIQVKAFGINRSELFTRRGQSPGVAFPRILGIEAAGVVAQAPDGDFATGDIVMTAMGGMGRQYDGGYAEYVCVPSGQVQKLETSLPWDVLGAMPEMLQTAWGSLFKALQLKAGERLLVRGGTTSIGLAAAAIAKNQGAFVIATTRNAAREDLLLDNGADQVVIDGGEIAAGVRAIHAEGVDKVLELIGVTTLKDSLRCTRQQGLVCMTGIVGNQWSFEQFSPMEAIPSAVGLTVYSGGVAEFMETPLQALADDIAAGTLRLNIGRVFPLEDIVEAHRLMDANTASGKIVVLT, from the coding sequence ATGCCTGACACGATGAAAGCCGCCGTCATCCATCAGGCGGGCGGACCGGAAGCCATTCAGATCGAACGCCGCCCACGGCCGGTGCCTAAGTCGGGACAAGTTCTCATTCAGGTGAAGGCGTTCGGCATCAACCGGTCGGAACTCTTTACCCGTCGCGGCCAATCCCCCGGTGTCGCCTTTCCACGCATTTTGGGGATCGAGGCGGCGGGCGTTGTCGCGCAAGCGCCGGATGGCGATTTCGCGACAGGCGACATCGTGATGACCGCGATGGGCGGCATGGGCCGGCAATACGACGGCGGCTATGCCGAATATGTCTGCGTGCCTTCAGGGCAGGTGCAGAAGCTCGAGACCTCTTTGCCCTGGGATGTGCTCGGCGCCATGCCGGAAATGCTGCAGACCGCCTGGGGCTCGCTGTTCAAGGCTTTGCAGCTGAAAGCCGGCGAGCGGCTGCTGGTGCGTGGCGGCACCACCTCGATCGGTCTGGCGGCTGCCGCCATCGCCAAGAACCAGGGCGCCTTTGTCATCGCGACGACCCGTAATGCAGCGCGTGAAGACCTGCTTCTCGATAACGGCGCCGACCAGGTGGTGATCGATGGCGGCGAGATCGCCGCTGGCGTGCGGGCGATCCATGCTGAGGGCGTCGACAAAGTGCTGGAACTGATCGGCGTCACCACGCTGAAGGATTCCCTGCGCTGTACGCGCCAGCAAGGCCTCGTCTGCATGACCGGCATTGTTGGCAATCAATGGAGCTTCGAGCAGTTCAGCCCGATGGAGGCCATTCCCTCGGCCGTCGGTCTCACCGTCTATTCCGGCGGTGTGGCGGAATTCATGGAGACGCCCTTGCAGGCGCTGGCCGACGACATCGCCGCCGGAACGCTGCGCCTGAATATCGGCCGGGTGTTTCCTCTTGAAGACATCGTCGAGGCCCACCGCCTCATGGACGCCAATACGGCGAGCGGAAAGATCGTGGTGCTGACCTAG
- a CDS encoding SelT/SelW/SelH family protein — MTPPRIVIIYCTQCQWLLRAGWMAQELLSTFGADLGEVALVPATGGRFEIRFNDEIIWERKADGGFPDAKALKQRVRDRLDPGRDLGHIDCSRSGES, encoded by the coding sequence ATGACTCCACCGCGCATCGTCATCATCTACTGCACCCAATGCCAATGGTTGCTGCGCGCCGGCTGGATGGCGCAGGAACTGCTCTCGACCTTTGGCGCCGATCTCGGTGAAGTGGCGCTGGTGCCGGCGACCGGCGGCCGTTTCGAAATCCGGTTCAACGACGAAATCATCTGGGAGCGCAAGGCCGATGGCGGCTTTCCTGACGCCAAAGCCCTGAAACAACGGGTGCGCGATCGTCTCGATCCCGGCCGCGACCTGGGTCATATCGATTGCAGTCGGAGCGGCGAAAGCTGA
- a CDS encoding Asp/Glu racemase — protein sequence MSRVYRIGQIVPSSNTTMETEIPAMLRAREGIAPERFTFHSSRMRMKSVTKDELAKMDADSDRCALELSDARVDVLGYACLVAIMSMGRGYHRVSEARLHQRTVENGAPAPVVTSAGALVDGLKVIGAKKVSILAPYMKPLTKLVIDYIENEGIEVVDSLSLEVHDNLAVGALDPLGPSQLWKKLNLANVDAIVASACVQMPSLASVPLIEATSGLPVVSSAVCTSYQMLSRLGLHTQVPNAGALLSGRFDQADVRSA from the coding sequence ATGAGCCGCGTCTATCGCATCGGCCAGATCGTGCCGAGTTCCAACACGACCATGGAAACCGAAATTCCCGCCATGTTGCGCGCCCGGGAAGGCATCGCGCCGGAGCGTTTCACGTTCCATTCGAGCCGCATGCGCATGAAGAGCGTCACCAAGGACGAGCTGGCGAAGATGGACGCGGATTCCGACCGCTGCGCGCTCGAACTTTCCGACGCCCGTGTCGATGTGCTGGGCTATGCCTGCCTGGTCGCCATCATGAGCATGGGGAGGGGGTATCATCGGGTGTCGGAAGCACGGCTGCATCAGCGCACGGTCGAGAACGGCGCGCCGGCGCCTGTCGTCACCAGCGCTGGCGCTTTGGTCGATGGCCTGAAAGTCATCGGCGCCAAGAAGGTTTCGATCCTCGCGCCCTATATGAAACCGCTGACCAAGCTGGTGATCGACTATATCGAGAACGAGGGTATCGAGGTGGTCGATAGCCTGTCGCTTGAAGTGCATGACAATCTCGCTGTCGGCGCGCTCGATCCGCTCGGGCCTTCGCAGCTGTGGAAGAAGCTCAATCTCGCCAATGTCGATGCCATCGTCGCCTCGGCCTGCGTGCAGATGCCCTCGCTTGCCTCGGTGCCGCTGATCGAAGCGACCAGCGGTCTGCCGGTCGTTTCCAGCGCCGTCTGCACCAGCTATCAGATGCTGAGCCGGCTCGGCCTGCACACGCAGGTTCCCAATGCCGGCGCTTTGCTCTCGGGGCGGTTCGATCAAGCGGATGTGCGCAGCGCCTGA
- a CDS encoding LysR family transcriptional regulator: protein MSEPTGLNRFDLTSLRLFVAVAAEGSLTLGAERFAISLAAASKRMLELEARVGTPLLTRSKSGVTATDAGQTLLRHAITLVADVEQLAVAMDDFRRGAKGHLRLWANTSAFAGFLPALLADYTAAHPAVMIDLEDALSEDAARAVTRGAAELAVIGANTPCDGLETFVCDRDELIVVARKERGFTRKSTVPLADVLRHDIVGLGRSTSLMRQISAAADAIGGELRLRIQVRSFDAMCRMVAAGIGIAILPRAGATPHLAAMGLHAHRLTGMKTQRDLLLAMRERKTLSRPAEAFVRMAEARMQ from the coding sequence ATGAGCGAACCCACAGGCCTCAATCGTTTCGATCTCACCTCCCTGCGCCTGTTCGTCGCCGTGGCCGCCGAGGGCAGCCTGACGCTGGGGGCTGAGCGTTTCGCCATCAGTCTGGCGGCGGCGAGCAAGCGCATGCTGGAGCTTGAAGCGCGCGTCGGCACGCCGCTGTTGACGCGCAGCAAGAGCGGCGTCACCGCCACAGATGCCGGGCAGACCTTGCTGCGCCACGCCATCACCCTCGTCGCCGATGTGGAACAGCTGGCAGTGGCGATGGACGATTTCCGCCGTGGCGCCAAGGGGCATTTGCGGCTTTGGGCCAATACCTCTGCCTTCGCCGGTTTTCTGCCGGCCCTACTGGCCGATTATACGGCGGCGCATCCCGCCGTGATGATCGATCTCGAGGATGCACTCAGCGAGGATGCGGCACGGGCGGTGACGCGCGGCGCAGCGGAGCTTGCTGTCATTGGCGCCAACACGCCGTGTGACGGACTGGAAACCTTCGTCTGCGATCGGGACGAATTGATCGTCGTGGCGCGCAAGGAGCGCGGCTTCACCAGAAAATCTACTGTACCGCTCGCCGATGTGCTGCGTCACGACATCGTCGGCCTTGGCCGCTCCACCTCGCTCATGCGGCAGATTTCAGCGGCGGCCGACGCCATCGGCGGCGAACTGCGGCTGCGCATCCAGGTGCGTAGTTTCGACGCCATGTGTCGCATGGTGGCAGCGGGCATCGGCATCGCTATCTTGCCGCGCGCCGGCGCCACGCCGCATCTCGCCGCCATGGGCCTGCATGCCCATCGCCTCACCGGCATGAAGACGCAGCGCGATCTCCTACTCGCCATGCGCGAGCGCAAAACATTGTCGCGCCCGGCCGAGGCTTTCGTGCGCATGGCCGAAGCGCGGATGCAATAA
- a CDS encoding LLM class flavin-dependent oxidoreductase gives MKVLWFHLMPYQDLPEDFKEKHNSVWVDIDPGLFDPLRGHEHYHEYMDQLEYAAKAGFDGICVNEHHSNAYGMMPSPNLIAASLARNTRDAALCVLGNSVALYNPPTRVAEEMAMLDCISGGRLIAGFPVGTPMDTCYAYGQNPAKLRDRYYEGIDLILKAWKADKPFAFNGRYTQQRYVNCWPRPVQKQPPVWIPGGGSVETWQMCAERSFVYANLSYFGHQASMAHVKGFWGEMKRLGKEPNPFQAGFLQFVGIAETRAEAEKLYHEPANYFYNRCLHTDPAFANPPGYTSEATVRARITSQVLRAAEESRKATRSGGGAKFFEEGHVIIGSPDEVAEKLLSVCTEMHVGHLLLLLHFGNMSRELTKYNTDLFATKVLPQIRHLYEKEWEDHWWPTGMPKNGPKNLSKNAVQPSQTFTGVAAQ, from the coding sequence ATGAAGGTGCTTTGGTTTCACCTGATGCCGTATCAGGACCTGCCGGAGGATTTCAAAGAGAAGCACAATTCGGTGTGGGTCGATATCGACCCCGGCCTGTTCGATCCGCTGCGCGGCCACGAGCACTATCACGAATATATGGATCAGCTCGAATATGCGGCCAAGGCCGGATTCGATGGCATCTGCGTCAACGAACATCATTCCAACGCCTATGGCATGATGCCTTCACCCAATCTCATCGCGGCATCGCTCGCGCGCAACACGCGCGATGCGGCACTGTGCGTGCTGGGCAATTCGGTGGCGCTCTATAATCCGCCAACGCGTGTTGCCGAAGAGATGGCGATGCTCGATTGCATCTCGGGCGGCCGGCTGATCGCAGGCTTTCCGGTCGGCACACCGATGGATACCTGCTACGCTTATGGGCAAAATCCGGCGAAGCTGCGCGATCGCTATTACGAAGGCATCGATCTCATCTTGAAGGCCTGGAAGGCGGACAAGCCCTTCGCCTTCAACGGACGTTACACGCAGCAACGCTATGTCAATTGCTGGCCACGCCCGGTGCAGAAGCAGCCGCCGGTGTGGATCCCTGGTGGTGGCTCGGTCGAGACCTGGCAGATGTGCGCCGAGCGCAGCTTCGTTTACGCCAACCTGTCCTACTTCGGCCATCAAGCCAGCATGGCCCATGTGAAAGGATTCTGGGGCGAGATGAAGCGGCTCGGCAAAGAGCCCAATCCGTTCCAAGCGGGCTTTCTGCAATTCGTCGGCATCGCTGAAACCCGCGCCGAGGCGGAAAAACTTTATCACGAGCCGGCAAACTATTTTTACAATCGCTGCCTGCATACCGATCCAGCCTTTGCCAATCCACCAGGCTATACGAGCGAGGCGACGGTGCGCGCCCGCATCACCTCGCAGGTGCTGCGCGCCGCCGAAGAGTCACGCAAGGCGACACGTTCCGGCGGCGGCGCGAAATTCTTCGAGGAAGGCCATGTGATCATCGGCAGCCCCGACGAAGTGGCGGAGAAGCTGCTCAGCGTGTGCACGGAGATGCATGTCGGCCATCTCCTGCTCTTGCTGCACTTCGGCAATATGAGCCGCGAACTGACCAAATATAACACTGACCTGTTCGCAACCAAGGTGCTGCCGCAAATCCGGCATCTTTACGAGAAGGAGTGGGAGGATCACTGGTGGCCGACGGGCATGCCCAAAAACGGGCCCAAAAATTTATCCAAGAACGCCGTTCAACCGAGCCAGACTTTCACAGGGGTAGCGGCGCAATGA
- a CDS encoding alpha/beta hydrolase translates to MKDYKERFVETPAGPTRVWEKGRGKKLGYLAGLNGLPKWSPFLDKLAETHRVIVPSLPGYPGGPSSEPLDNQLDWVLAAHDALVAAGLDGADLIGASVGGALAAEVAALWPKSVRKLVLIAPFGLFDTEAPIADVFAQRPGQTTALLSERPSDYAGYLSVPKEGDTGEWEVQALRAHIAAAGLIWPLGDTRLSKRLARVTAPTLILWGHNDRVIPLSYARRFAEGIGPGTKVKIVRKAGHILEFDEPKAAARTIDGFLAS, encoded by the coding sequence ATGAAAGACTATAAAGAGCGTTTCGTCGAAACCCCAGCTGGCCCGACGCGGGTTTGGGAAAAGGGACGCGGCAAGAAGCTGGGCTATCTCGCTGGCCTCAACGGCCTGCCGAAATGGAGCCCCTTCCTCGATAAGCTGGCGGAGACCCATCGCGTCATCGTGCCGTCCCTACCCGGCTATCCCGGCGGGCCATCGTCGGAGCCCCTCGACAACCAGCTCGACTGGGTGCTGGCGGCGCATGACGCGCTGGTGGCGGCCGGTCTCGACGGCGCCGATCTCATCGGCGCTTCGGTCGGCGGCGCGCTGGCGGCCGAAGTCGCCGCGCTGTGGCCAAAGTCTGTGCGCAAGCTCGTCCTCATCGCGCCCTTCGGCCTGTTCGATACCGAGGCGCCGATCGCCGATGTCTTCGCCCAGCGACCGGGCCAGACCACGGCGCTGCTTTCGGAACGGCCGTCCGATTATGCCGGCTATCTCTCCGTGCCAAAGGAAGGCGATACGGGCGAATGGGAGGTGCAGGCCCTGCGCGCCCATATCGCCGCCGCAGGATTGATCTGGCCACTCGGCGACACGCGCCTGTCAAAGCGGCTGGCGCGCGTCACGGCGCCCACCTTGATCCTGTGGGGCCATAACGACCGGGTGATTCCGCTGTCCTATGCCCGGCGTTTCGCCGAAGGCATCGGCCCTGGCACCAAGGTGAAAATCGTCCGCAAAGCCGGGCACATTCTCGAGTTCGACGAGCCTAAGGCTGCGGCCAGGACAATCGATGGTTTTCTGGCGAGCTGA
- a CDS encoding KUP/HAK/KT family potassium transporter has translation MTATPATGPASSQALPLVATLGALGVVYGDIGTSPLYAFKEAARAASHGGPVVPAAVLGVVSLIFWALIIIISLKYAVLILRADNRGEGGIVAMLALLSARNAQPRTWRAHLLVVGLIGAALLYGDGAITPAISVLSAVEGLKVDAPSLAPLVVPITIVVLVGLFLVQRMGTGFIGSIFGPVMLGWFVIIGLLGIHGIVQSPGVLVALSPFYAIDFLIHQNFHISFAILGAAFLAVTGGEAMYADMGHFGRVPIRLAWFFIALPALVLNYFGQAAVLLIDASAIDNPFYQLAPDWFHYPLVALATVATVIASQAIISGVFSLTQQAIQLGFLPRMQINHTTSHAIGQIYIPLVNWLLAAATLGAVIGFGSSDALAGAYGIAVSLLMAITTLLAALVAIQWGYPIVLVVAVNGFFLMVDIIFFAANVAKLFEGGWFPLLLAVIVAFLMLTWRSGVGLVEKARTRLRQPEEDLIETAVDKCTARVAGTAVFLAAAPRGVPLALTQFVKHNHCLHQRVVIVTVVIAEVPRMPPTERVEVIELAPGITRVILHYGFMQHPTIYKGLTLACQQGKLKDIDLKDLTYYIGRETIIPREHVAGMWVWRENLFAFMQRNAERTAAFFDVPTNQVVEFGTEIEI, from the coding sequence ATGACCGCTACGCCAGCAACCGGTCCCGCAAGCTCCCAAGCCCTGCCATTGGTGGCCACGCTCGGCGCCCTCGGCGTCGTTTACGGCGATATCGGCACCAGCCCCCTCTATGCCTTCAAGGAGGCGGCGCGGGCGGCGAGCCACGGCGGCCCGGTCGTCCCGGCTGCGGTGCTCGGCGTCGTGTCCCTGATCTTCTGGGCGCTGATCATCATCATTTCACTGAAATACGCGGTGCTGATTCTGCGGGCCGACAACCGGGGGGAAGGCGGCATCGTCGCCATGCTCGCCTTGCTGTCGGCGCGCAATGCCCAGCCCAGAACCTGGCGCGCGCACCTTCTGGTCGTCGGCCTTATCGGCGCGGCGCTACTGTATGGCGATGGCGCGATCACGCCGGCGATCTCCGTCCTCAGCGCCGTCGAAGGCCTGAAGGTGGACGCGCCGTCGCTCGCCCCGCTCGTGGTCCCGATCACCATCGTCGTGCTGGTGGGGCTCTTCCTCGTGCAGAGGATGGGCACGGGCTTCATCGGCTCCATTTTCGGGCCGGTCATGCTCGGCTGGTTCGTCATCATCGGCTTGCTCGGCATTCACGGCATCGTTCAATCGCCCGGCGTGCTGGTCGCTCTCAGCCCGTTCTATGCCATCGATTTTCTGATCCACCAGAATTTCCATATCAGCTTCGCCATCCTCGGCGCGGCCTTCCTGGCGGTGACGGGCGGCGAGGCCATGTATGCCGACATGGGCCATTTTGGTCGGGTGCCGATCCGGCTCGCCTGGTTTTTCATCGCTCTGCCGGCGCTAGTGTTGAACTATTTCGGGCAGGCGGCGGTGCTGCTCATCGATGCCAGTGCGATCGACAATCCCTTTTATCAACTGGCGCCCGACTGGTTTCACTATCCGCTGGTGGCGCTGGCCACGGTCGCCACCGTGATCGCCTCCCAGGCGATCATCTCCGGTGTCTTTTCTCTGACGCAGCAGGCGATCCAACTCGGCTTCCTGCCGCGCATGCAGATCAACCACACCACGAGCCACGCCATCGGCCAGATCTACATTCCGTTGGTGAATTGGCTGCTGGCGGCCGCGACCCTTGGGGCCGTGATCGGCTTCGGCTCGTCCGACGCTCTGGCTGGCGCCTATGGCATCGCCGTCTCACTGCTGATGGCCATCACCACGCTGCTCGCCGCTCTGGTTGCCATTCAATGGGGCTATCCGATCGTGCTGGTCGTCGCAGTCAATGGCTTCTTTCTCATGGTCGACATCATTTTCTTCGCCGCCAATGTGGCCAAACTGTTCGAGGGCGGTTGGTTTCCGCTGTTGCTGGCGGTCATCGTCGCCTTTCTCATGCTGACCTGGCGCAGCGGCGTCGGCTTGGTGGAAAAAGCCCGAACCCGGTTGCGGCAGCCCGAGGAAGACCTGATCGAAACCGCCGTCGACAAATGCACGGCGCGAGTGGCCGGCACGGCGGTCTTCCTTGCCGCGGCCCCCAGAGGCGTGCCGCTGGCGCTCACTCAATTCGTCAAGCACAATCACTGTCTGCACCAACGCGTTGTGATCGTCACCGTGGTAATTGCAGAAGTGCCGCGTATGCCGCCCACGGAACGCGTCGAGGTGATCGAGCTTGCCCCGGGCATCACCCGCGTCATCCTGCATTATGGCTTCATGCAGCATCCGACGATCTACAAGGGACTGACGCTCGCCTGCCAGCAAGGCAAGCTCAAGGACATCGATCTGAAGGACCTGACCTATTACATCGGCCGCGAGACCATTATTCCACGCGAGCATGTGGCGGGCATGTGGGTGTGGCGCGAGAACTTATTCGCCTTCATGCAGCGCAACGCCGAGCGCACGGCGGCTTTCTTCGACGTGCCGACAAACCAGGTCGTGGAGTTCGGCACGGAGATCGAGATTTAG